From a region of the Gemmatimonadota bacterium genome:
- a CDS encoding AAA family ATPase, with protein MIQRDLERRLIAHLSPRVEHPNVALLEGARQVGKTTLIESIRPKLDREILYLNLEENSRAVHDLNSCRDFADFETYLATVYQFKGDGQRILCIDEAQESSVLGGFVRFMKEKWQHTPVILTGSSMSRIFGPETRFPVGRVTRFLMQPFSFREFLRCGKAEALLAFEDPLQIPLFLHERLLKYVQSYLDVGGLPAVASSFFDLMDWRQLRRDLYLDYRSDFARIFSATEASLFDQCLRGVASNLGSPSKYAQMVRTTSALYRRVPDFLELLESWKLVYKSNIQGTRPEQQGFSPKRYLYDPGLANDLRLTALPRIDILSSLDAAQRAPLGGIIENMLATELVALGQDLTGWKKGVNSSEVDFIFRTALGDTIPIECKASLVTRPRDTGGLSEYAARHGRNLGVLVNLDMPGKLTTSSGLNAIHIPVYLIDRLGEVIEGGQ; from the coding sequence ATGATTCAAAGAGATCTGGAAAGACGTCTGATTGCACATCTATCCCCTCGCGTTGAACATCCGAATGTCGCCCTGTTAGAGGGCGCGCGACAGGTTGGTAAGACTACGCTTATAGAATCTATCAGACCGAAACTCGACCGCGAGATTCTCTATTTGAATCTGGAGGAGAACAGCCGCGCGGTTCACGATCTCAATTCTTGCAGGGATTTTGCAGATTTTGAGACGTATCTTGCGACTGTGTACCAGTTCAAAGGCGACGGACAGCGCATTCTGTGTATTGATGAGGCGCAAGAGAGTTCTGTGCTGGGTGGGTTTGTGCGCTTTATGAAAGAGAAATGGCAGCACACACCGGTTATTCTTACGGGTAGCTCTATGTCGCGCATTTTCGGACCGGAGACGCGCTTTCCCGTTGGAAGAGTTACGCGATTTTTGATGCAACCCTTCAGTTTTAGAGAGTTTCTGCGCTGTGGCAAAGCGGAAGCGTTGCTCGCTTTTGAAGATCCTTTACAGATACCTCTGTTCTTACATGAACGCCTTCTCAAATACGTGCAGTCGTATCTCGATGTGGGAGGGCTACCAGCGGTTGCCTCATCGTTTTTTGACCTGATGGATTGGCGGCAGTTGCGTCGAGATTTGTATCTTGACTATCGCAGTGATTTTGCCAGGATTTTTTCGGCAACCGAAGCCTCTTTGTTCGATCAGTGTTTGCGCGGTGTGGCATCGAATCTCGGCAGTCCGAGCAAGTACGCGCAGATGGTTCGGACGACGTCAGCTCTTTACAGGAGAGTGCCAGATTTTTTGGAATTGCTCGAGTCTTGGAAGCTGGTTTACAAGTCCAATATTCAGGGTACACGCCCAGAACAACAAGGCTTTTCGCCCAAGCGCTATCTTTACGATCCGGGATTGGCCAATGATTTGCGGCTGACAGCGTTGCCGCGTATCGATATTCTCTCAAGTCTCGATGCCGCTCAGCGCGCGCCTCTTGGGGGTATTATCGAGAATATGCTGGCGACTGAACTCGTGGCACTGGGACAGGATTTGACGGGTTGGAAAAAGGGCGTCAATAGTTCCGAGGTCGATTTTATCTTTCGCACGGCATTGGGCGATACCATACCCATCGAGTGCAAAGCGTCTCTTGTCACAAGGCCGCGGGATACAGGTGGTCTGTCAGAATACGCTGCGCGACATGGGCGCAATCTGGGCGTTCTGGTCAATCTCGATATGCCGGGGAAACTCACAACTTCTTCAGGGCTAAACGCGATCCATATACCAGTTTATCTGATTGATCGGCTCGGTGAAGTAATAGAAGGCGGACAATAA
- a CDS encoding HigA family addiction module antitoxin, with the protein MTPAHPGDFIRTEIVEELGLSVAKAAKILGVHQAALSDLLYSKSTLSPEMALRVEKAFGISMDTLLRMQAWYDAAQMRARADEIEVKRYQPA; encoded by the coding sequence TATCCGCACTGAAATTGTCGAAGAGTTGGGATTAAGCGTCGCGAAAGCAGCCAAGATTTTGGGTGTGCATCAAGCGGCTCTTTCCGACCTGCTGTATAGCAAATCGACCCTATCACCGGAAATGGCACTACGTGTAGAAAAAGCCTTTGGCATCAGCATGGATACACTATTGCGAATGCAGGCGTGGTACGACGCCGCACAAATGCGGGCGCGTGCAGATGAGATCGAGGTCAAACGCTATCAGCCTGCTTGA
- a CDS encoding DUF2283 domain-containing protein, which translates to MKISYDREVDALYICFKETTVTTKHLEDGIALDYDEEDRLAGIEILDAMKRLDDPEIFKQVIIEDIALGEIRA; encoded by the coding sequence ATGAAAATATCTTATGATCGAGAAGTGGATGCACTGTACATTTGCTTCAAAGAAACAACCGTGACAACGAAACATCTCGAAGATGGTATTGCGCTGGATTACGATGAGGAAGACCGCCTCGCGGGCATCGAAATTCTCGACGCCATGAAACGGCTGGATGATCCAGAGATATTCAAACAGGTCATCATTGAAGACATCGCGCTCGGTGAAATTAGAGCCTGA